In Desulfobacterales bacterium, a single genomic region encodes these proteins:
- the recD gene encoding exodeoxyribonuclease V subunit alpha, whose protein sequence is MNDKRITYLYQKGYLSDINVAFAEFILRLSGSDNQDNQDDSDVALAAALCSRATQQADVCLDLGSIAGKVLSDSSGDASSAKCPALFPWREKLMQLPVVGAPGDFRPLILDAAGRLYLYRYWEYEHILADLIRKRVGQAIGSVDEARLTDGIRRLFPEDPSEGTHWQRVAAVVSALKRFCVISGGPGTGKTTTVARIMALLLEQPADRRLRIMLCAPTGKAASRLSESIRSVKAALDCSSAVKDGIPDEAGTIHRMLKTIPGSPYFRHHAENPLPADVVVVDEASMVDLALMSKLIQAVSPDARLILLGDKDQLASVEAGSVLGDICGGPRAGGFSDRFSDRVAKICGERLSGSCSGNTSGTGLQDCIVELMKNYRFSDAAGIGALSAGVKNGRADQVAGLLHAGGDSHVSRKIVRSEIDLDRALSSAVMENYAAFLTSPEPGDALDRFAEFRILCALKVGPYGVTAVNRLIENILRRNNLIPADHDPENPWYPGRPVMITANDYSLDLFNGDIGITLAAPDSSANELYVYFAGEGGRLRRFLPYRLPEHVTAFAMTVHKSQGSEFGRIAVILPDRESPVLTRELIYTAVTRARDHVSVWGTDRVLASAIGRTIRRASGLSRALWETQPLAPLNSISR, encoded by the coding sequence ATGAACGATAAGCGGATAACATACCTGTATCAAAAAGGATATTTGTCGGATATCAATGTGGCCTTTGCGGAGTTTATCCTGCGGCTGTCCGGTTCGGATAATCAGGATAATCAGGATGATTCGGATGTGGCGCTGGCGGCCGCACTGTGCAGCCGGGCAACCCAGCAGGCCGATGTGTGCCTGGATCTGGGATCGATTGCAGGAAAAGTGTTAAGTGATTCATCCGGTGACGCATCGTCTGCCAAATGTCCTGCGCTTTTTCCCTGGCGGGAAAAATTGATGCAGCTTCCGGTGGTGGGTGCGCCCGGAGACTTCCGGCCATTGATTCTGGATGCAGCAGGCCGGCTTTATCTTTACCGCTATTGGGAGTATGAGCATATTCTGGCGGATCTGATTCGGAAAAGAGTCGGGCAGGCCATCGGATCCGTGGATGAAGCCCGGTTAACAGACGGTATCAGACGGCTGTTTCCCGAAGATCCATCCGAGGGGACCCACTGGCAGCGGGTCGCGGCCGTGGTGTCCGCGCTGAAGCGTTTTTGCGTGATTTCCGGGGGGCCGGGTACCGGAAAGACCACAACGGTCGCCAGGATCATGGCGCTTCTCTTGGAGCAGCCTGCTGACCGCAGGCTCAGGATCATGCTGTGTGCCCCGACCGGCAAGGCGGCTTCACGGCTCAGTGAATCCATTCGATCGGTCAAGGCCGCTCTGGACTGCAGCAGCGCTGTCAAAGACGGTATTCCGGATGAAGCCGGTACCATTCACCGGATGCTCAAAACGATCCCCGGCTCTCCCTATTTCCGGCATCATGCAGAAAATCCGCTTCCCGCCGATGTGGTGGTGGTGGATGAGGCGTCCATGGTGGATCTTGCCCTGATGTCCAAGCTGATCCAGGCGGTTTCCCCGGACGCTCGGCTGATCCTGCTCGGCGATAAGGATCAGCTTGCTTCGGTCGAGGCCGGTTCCGTGCTCGGGGATATCTGCGGCGGGCCTCGTGCGGGCGGTTTTTCAGACCGGTTTTCCGACAGGGTTGCCAAAATCTGTGGGGAGAGACTCAGCGGTTCCTGCTCCGGGAATACATCCGGAACCGGTCTGCAGGACTGTATTGTGGAGTTGATGAAAAACTACCGGTTTTCTGATGCTGCGGGCATCGGTGCGCTGAGTGCGGGGGTTAAAAACGGGCGGGCGGATCAAGTTGCCGGCCTGCTCCATGCGGGTGGGGATTCTCATGTCAGCCGGAAAATCGTCCGGTCTGAAATTGATCTGGACCGGGCACTGTCATCAGCCGTTATGGAAAATTACGCCGCCTTTCTGACCAGTCCGGAGCCCGGCGATGCCCTTGACCGGTTTGCCGAATTCAGAATACTGTGCGCGCTGAAGGTCGGCCCCTACGGGGTAACGGCGGTTAACCGGCTCATCGAGAACATCCTGCGGCGAAACAACCTGATTCCAGCCGATCATGACCCTGAAAATCCCTGGTACCCGGGCCGGCCCGTGATGATTACCGCCAACGATTACAGCCTGGATCTGTTTAACGGTGATATCGGCATTACCCTGGCGGCCCCGGATTCATCCGCAAATGAGTTGTATGTCTATTTCGCAGGTGAAGGCGGGCGTCTCAGACGGTTTCTGCCATACAGACTCCCCGAGCATGTGACGGCGTTTGCCATGACCGTGCATAAAAGCCAGGGATCCGAGTTTGGCCGCATCGCCGTGATACTGCCGGACAGGGAAAGTCCCGTGTTGACCCGGGAACTGATCTATACGGCGGTTACCCGCGCAAGGGACCATGTGTCCGTATGGGGAACCGACCGGGTCCTGGCCTCAGCCATCGGTCGAACCATCCGGCGTGCGTCCGGGCTCAGCAGGGCGCTGTGGGAAACTCAGCCCCTTGCCCCTTTAAACAGCATCTCCAGATAA
- the pgi gene encoding glucose-6-phosphate isomerase, with product MMSKYPSQLQVWTRLCAHAEVIDRPENHLRHLIQQEHRLETFSAEGSGVFLDYSRQRVNETTMGLLLALAEARELKQRFTAMATGEKVNLTENRAALHMACRRFSTGPPLADGPDVMGDIQAEREKIKNFADAVHSGRIKGAAGKPFRHLVVIGIGGSYLGTEFVARALKSRAAEGLSLHFLSNVDIHNFGQVVSEIDPESTLWIVISKSYTTPETTANTNQAYAFMRSKGLDPSRHVVTVTSKGSPGDDPENPVLETFYMFDFIGGRYSVTSAVGGVPLSLYLGYECFERFLKGAEEMDIHATEAPAGENLPLIAALISVWNNNFLGYPAQAIIPYAEPLSKLAPHIQQLYMESNGKSVTAQGRPLDISTGVIIFGEPGTNAQHSFFQLAHQGRAFPIDFIGVIHPDYNQYPCTTKGVTNHQELWANLISQPLALAAGKDDPDPARRFSGNRPSSTLILTDLSPENIGRLLSFYEARTIYEAFVWGINPFDQFGVELGKILASGIRDQMAARNTDTRHAFEGTDSISRFYLEMLFKGARG from the coding sequence ATGATGTCAAAATACCCGTCACAATTGCAAGTCTGGACACGTCTTTGCGCGCATGCGGAGGTAATTGATCGGCCTGAAAATCATTTGCGGCATCTGATTCAACAGGAGCACCGGCTTGAAACTTTTTCAGCCGAAGGTTCCGGAGTTTTTTTGGATTACTCCCGCCAGCGGGTGAATGAAACCACGATGGGACTTTTGCTGGCGCTTGCCGAAGCGCGGGAACTCAAACAGCGGTTTACCGCCATGGCCACCGGCGAAAAAGTCAATCTGACCGAGAACCGGGCCGCGCTTCATATGGCATGCCGCCGCTTTTCAACCGGACCGCCTCTGGCAGACGGCCCGGATGTAATGGGTGACATTCAAGCCGAAAGAGAAAAAATAAAAAATTTTGCAGATGCGGTTCATTCCGGCCGGATTAAAGGCGCTGCCGGAAAGCCCTTCCGGCATCTGGTTGTCATCGGCATCGGGGGGTCATATCTTGGCACTGAATTTGTGGCCCGTGCGCTGAAATCCCGTGCGGCCGAAGGCCTGTCACTTCACTTTCTTTCAAATGTTGACATCCATAATTTCGGGCAGGTAGTGTCAGAAATTGACCCGGAATCCACCTTGTGGATCGTCATTTCAAAAAGCTATACCACACCGGAAACAACGGCCAACACGAATCAGGCCTATGCGTTCATGAGGTCCAAGGGCCTGGACCCGTCACGCCATGTAGTGACGGTCACCAGCAAGGGAAGCCCGGGAGATGATCCTGAAAATCCGGTACTCGAAACATTTTACATGTTTGATTTTATCGGCGGCAGATACAGTGTCACCTCTGCGGTGGGCGGCGTGCCGCTCAGCCTTTATCTGGGATACGAGTGTTTTGAGCGGTTTCTCAAAGGCGCAGAAGAGATGGACATTCATGCAACCGAGGCGCCGGCCGGAGAAAATCTTCCGCTCATTGCCGCGTTGATCTCGGTCTGGAACAACAATTTTCTCGGGTACCCGGCCCAGGCAATCATCCCCTATGCCGAACCGTTGAGCAAACTGGCGCCGCACATCCAGCAGCTGTACATGGAAAGCAACGGCAAATCCGTCACAGCGCAGGGCCGCCCGCTGGACATCTCCACCGGGGTCATTATTTTCGGAGAACCGGGCACCAATGCCCAGCATTCCTTTTTCCAGCTGGCGCATCAGGGCCGTGCGTTTCCCATTGATTTTATCGGTGTCATTCATCCGGATTACAACCAGTACCCATGCACGACAAAAGGGGTTACCAATCATCAGGAGCTGTGGGCCAATCTGATCTCCCAGCCGCTGGCGCTGGCAGCCGGAAAAGATGATCCCGATCCGGCCAGACGATTTTCCGGTAACCGTCCGTCGTCCACCCTGATCCTCACCGACCTTTCACCGGAAAATATCGGCCGGCTGCTTTCCTTCTATGAAGCCAGAACCATTTATGAGGCCTTTGTCTGGGGAATCAATCCGTTTGACCAGTTCGGAGTGGAGCTGGGAAAAATTCTGGCATCCGGTATCAGGGATCAGATGGCTGCCCGGAACACGGATACCCGTCACGCATTTGAAGGAACAGATTCGATCAGCCGTTTTTATCTGGAGATGCTGTTTAAAGGGGCAAGGGGCTGA
- a CDS encoding DUF2760 domain-containing protein, whose protein sequence is MDPVKSCSRRLFAVLFTGTLLLFCAVAAAGYLGLNMASESLLVTLANADPSLSETQDISGQIAMFNDFFVTIAVPVAAGIFFIFFILSWAIARGLTASVIKSIQQPVRKKQPSEKATSPEARKEKENQDKRLFVHLMTVLQREGRLMDFFSEDLTVYEDAQIGAAVRNIQENCKKVVDKYLAPQAVVSEAEGEQITIYKGFDPNTVRLTGNVTGEPPFAGVVRHRGWKAEKVDLPTLSGAQDPGVIAPAEVEIL, encoded by the coding sequence ATGGATCCAGTCAAGTCGTGTTCGCGGCGGTTGTTTGCTGTGCTCTTCACAGGTACGCTGTTATTGTTCTGCGCGGTGGCAGCGGCCGGTTATCTGGGCCTGAATATGGCATCCGAAAGTCTTCTGGTAACGCTGGCCAACGCAGACCCGTCCCTGTCTGAAACGCAGGATATCTCCGGTCAGATCGCCATGTTCAATGATTTTTTCGTTACGATCGCCGTTCCGGTTGCTGCCGGAATATTTTTTATCTTTTTTATTCTGAGCTGGGCCATTGCCAGGGGGCTGACCGCCAGCGTGATCAAATCCATCCAGCAGCCTGTCCGAAAAAAACAACCGTCCGAAAAAGCCACATCACCGGAGGCCCGGAAAGAAAAGGAAAATCAGGATAAACGGCTCTTTGTGCATCTGATGACGGTGCTGCAGCGGGAAGGGCGGTTGATGGATTTTTTTTCCGAGGATCTGACGGTTTATGAGGATGCCCAGATAGGCGCTGCCGTAAGAAATATCCAGGAAAACTGCAAGAAGGTGGTGGATAAATATCTGGCGCCACAGGCAGTGGTATCGGAAGCTGAAGGAGAGCAGATAACCATTTACAAGGGATTTGATCCCAATACAGTCCGGTTGACCGGCAATGTGACCGGTGAGCCTCCCTTTGCCGGTGTGGTGCGTCACAGAGGCTGGAAAGCGGAAAAAGTGGACCTTCCGACATTGTCCGGTGCACAGGACCCGGGAGTCATTGCCCCCGCCGAGGTGGAGATCCTTTAA